From the genome of Thermodesulforhabdaceae bacterium:
GGGGAGGGAGTTTGTAGCAGGGCGAGCGGGCTGAAGTCTGCGAAGCTCTCGTGATCAAGGCGAAGTTGCGTAAATTCGGCGGTTGTGCAGTAGGGGCGAAAAATTTTTCGCCCCTACTTTACGCCTGAAATGGTGATGGTGATGAACCGGAGATAACGATAACCGTCCCGTAGGGGCAGGCCTTGTGCCTGCCCAATCCCAGGGCATGCCCGATTATGGGGCAACCACAAGGGATTGCCCCTACTTCTCGAACCGCCCGGTGCGGACCCGCATGCCGGGTGGTGTGGGAGGGGATCGGTCAAACTGACCCCCCTATCTCAATTCTGGCGAATTATAGTTGCTTCCCGGTCGCCTAAGTATAGAAAGATCTTCAAAGTTGAGCCACATTTCTCCCTTTTCCATGGTTTATGTTACTTTGCCACCCCATAAGGGGGTTTTCGAACACACTTTCTTTTTTCTTGACAACTTTTTTTCAATCCTGTAGGAACTGACTGGTCAGTCAGAGGAGAAGTATGCAAAATACCGTGAAAAAAGCTCAAATTGGTTACGAAATACTATCAGGACAAAAAATATTTAGTCAGCTTTCCTCCGTTCCGGAAGAAGACCAACCCAAAGTTTTACTGGAAATTTTATCTTCAGTCGCTGACTTGCTCTCAAATCGAGAAAGCCTAGAGACTCTGCTAGAAGAGATATCGGGAGAATTAAAAAAACCACTTTGCAGTCTGCTGGAAACTCTTCTCATAGAAAGCATCAAATCGTATCGATCGGTCTCCACCCAAAGGCAAACCGAAGATAGCTCTACATCACATCCCACTACGAAAGAGCTTATTCTCTCAGCCGCCCTGGAAGTTTTTGCTGCCAGGGGATACCACAACACTACCGTTGACGACATAGCCAAAAAGGCCGGTATCGCAAAGGGATCGATTTATAGATACTTCCAAAGCAAAGAGGCTTTGTTTAATGAAGTTTTGGAATCCCGCATAGAAAGCCTTGATAATTCTATACAGCGGATAATCAGGGAAGAAGGGGACATTATTCAAATTATTGGCAAATGTGTTGAAGCTTATCTCGCTTTCTTTGAAAATAACCAGGGCATATACCAGCTTCTTTTTCGGGAAAAGTCTTCATCGGAACGGCAACAGTATCTTAAGCGAGCTTTTAAGCGCCTTCTTCCCATAAGAAAGAAAATTTTTGAAGCGTCCAGAAAAGGTCTTTTCAAACCTATATCGTTCGAATTCATCTTTTATGGTTTCATGGGTTTTATACATGGCATTATCCAAAGATGGACCGACCATGGATGTAGCTATAGCCTTGCTGAAGAGGCTCCCGCAATTCTTGAAGTCCTTTTCAACGGCACAGTGCTAAACAAAAACAATTTAAATTTTAAGGAGGAAAAACAAAATGGACAAAGCAGCAATTAAGGAAAAAGTGATCGACATCATTGCAGACAAGCTCGGTATTGAAAAAGAAACTATTACCCCTGAAGCTCATGTAATTGATGATCTAGGAGCCGATTCTCTTGATGTAGTGGAGCTTATCATGGCTCTGGAAGAAACCTTTGACATTGAGATTCCTGATGAAGATGCAGAAAAGATCCGCACCGTTCAGGATATTTTTGATTACATAGACAGAGTTGTAGCCAACGCCGCCTAAGAAAAAATACACTGACGCCGTAGGGAGTGGATAATTTCTACGGCGTCGTTTTTTTGACTTTATTGGGTCATAAAACCATCGTTTTTAACTAGCTCCACTGGCTAAGGTGATCGCCCTTATTAGCTCCCAACCCAGCCAAAACAATAGACTTCTCTTCTTCAAATCTTCTAATAACCGCTTGTCGTATTCTGGAAGGAGAGGAAGAAAACTTGGTCGATCGAAGTGCATATACCTGTTCCACTATATCTTCTCGAGAAATCCTGTCTGCTTGTCCATTACCTGCTGCTAATACGTCTCTCAGTGCTCGCTTAAATATGGTAACAGCTCCCCCAACTCCATGCTGCACAGCCATACTCCACACCATTTCCTGGAGAGCCTTTGGTTCGGAATGAATATCAACGCCCGTTTCACTTTTTATCATCGCGCAGGCTGGTTCAAAATAACGATCTCTAATAAAATCCTGCTGAAGTTTTGCGAATTCTTCAGGAGATTCTCTTGCTATGGCTTTCCATTCTGAAGGGAATCGCCCGCTAGTGCTGCCCGTATTCGGAGGACCTGCAGCCCTGAGCCTATTAGCCCAGTCAGGTCTTCTGGTTTCCAGAAACTTTATGAATTGATCGACCGATCCCTGTTTGGAAGAAAGCTGATAAATGCCGTAAGAAGTGCCACCATTTGGATCGTAACCTATAGTTCCAGCTCCTGCTACAGGATCAGATTGAGATTCAAAACGACGGGAAAGTTCTCCAACATCGGTCACATCATTAGTTACAGATCGAGGAGCAACAGCTTCTTGTTCCTTGATCAATTCGGGAAGGTCAGACTCAATTTTGGTTTCGCCGGATCCGGGAGATCTTGAGACATTCATGGCCTGATTTAGAGTTGCCATAAAAGATGGTGGTGGAGAAGAAGAAGAAGAAGAAGGAACTGGAAAACTCTGTAATATTTTCCCTGTTCCTATTGATTCCACGAAAAAGAGTTCTCTTTGAAGGCTATTAAGCTGTCTTAAGCGAGCGATTAATTGCTCCGGCGTGATATGATACCTGGAAGAAAGGTTTGCTCCAATAACACCCATTTCGAATCCTCCCGCCATGATGAGAAATCCGCAGTTATTATTAGCATCTTTTATGCCAACTTAAATTTACATCTTTCGATCTTTCGCTGAAATCAAACTTTTTTTCTAAAAGGCTTTCCATTATATAATTCCGGAGAGTGGTTTTCTGGTCCGATGTTAACCAAAAAAAAACCGTTCACAAGGAGGAAACCTTATGTTACGAAGGCTTGCAGCTTTTTTTACTTACATCATGAAGCATTATTTGCCAGACGCTTATCTATTTTCCATTCTTCTTACATTCCTTTCAGTAATTCTAGCCCTGGTTTTCACGGATGCGAACTACATCAAGGTCATATCCGAATGGGGAAATGGAATTTACGGCATAGTGGCTTTTGCCATGCAGATGATCCTCATACTAATTACCGGACACGCTTTAGCTCTAACACCACCTATTCAAGCATTTCTACGATGGATAGCTTCCCAAGCCACATCTCCTATCAAAGCTGGTATGATTGTTTCTTTCGTTGCCGCCGTTTGTTCCTGGATTAACTGGGGATTTGGGCTAATCGTAGGGGGACTCTTGGCTCTTCAGGTAGCAAAAAACACAAAAAAAGTGGATTATCCCTACTTAATTGGAGCAGCCTACAGCGGTTTTGTTATATGGCATCAGGGACTTTCTGGCTCTGTTCCCCTTGTCATAGCTACGGCAAAACATGCTCAAAACTTTGTTGAAAAAATCACTGGATCCCCTGTTACTATATCTCAAAGCATTTTCCAGCCATTCAATCTTATCCCTGTTCTATTGATCATATTTACACTCCCCCTTCTGTTTGCCTTTATTCATCCTAAAGAAGAGGAAACAAAAACTGTATCTGAAGAAGATATAAAAGATCTACTGGGAGAAGCACCTAAAGTGCCCCGACCTGAAAACCCAACTCTGGCTGAGAAAATCGATCACAGCTATACCATCAACATGATCTTTGGTGCTATGGGGCTTTCTTACCTAGTGTGGCATTTTGCAAAGAAAGGGTTTGATCTCAATCTTAACATCGTCATTTTTATCTTTTTTATAACGGGCGTTATACTTCATGGAAAGCCCATTAACTACATTAAAGCCATTAACATAGCCATTAAAGGAGCAGGTGGTATTGCTCTGCAGTTTCCGCTTTACGGCGGAATCCAGGGAATCATGACCGGAACAGGGCTTGCTAAAGTAATCGCAGGATGGTTTGTGGCAATTTCGAATCCTAAAACTTTCTATTTGCTTCAATTCATTTCAGCAGGGATTATAAACATGTTCATCCCTTCAGGTGGAGGGCAGTGGGCAGCTCAAGGTCCTATCACCATGGAAGCTGCAAAGATGATGGGCATTGATCCAATAAAATCCGCTATGATGGTAGCATGGGGAGATCAATGGACAAACATGATTCAGCCTTTCTGGGCTCTTCCTCTCCTGGGATTGGCAAAACTTTCTGCTAGAGATGTTATGGGTTACACAACGATGACCCTGCTTTGGAGTGGGCTGATTTTCGCAGTATTTGCCTTACTAGTTGGATTTGGTGTTCTCTAATTAACCCTTATAAAACCGGAAGAGGAAAATGCCTCTTCCGGTTTTAAGATTAGATTTTTCTTTCCATTACCAGTCTAGCAAAGTGTTCAAAGGATCTATCGTATGTCCTTTCAGCCTCCGGAGGAAAACAACAGCCGGGAAGCTGCCGATTTTTAAGATGATAGCTCAAGCATTCACAGCAAATTCCCTTTTTGTTGCAAGGTTCATAAGAACAGGAGCATTTTTTTAGGTTTTCTTCTTTGCGACATTCCATAGGCCGATTCCTCCTTTTTAGCATACCGCTTGCAAATTTTTCGGAACTGTGCGAGCAATAGTTTTTATAAAGGAATTGAAAAGGCACTCGCAATGAAAAAAGCTTCTTATGAGAAAGGAGAGATCCGATGAATAAAGCGGTCGAATTTCTTAAGCGAGACGACTGTATTTTGCTTCTTGTGGATGTGCAAAAAACCCTTCTTGATCCATGTGTTAGAAGTGAAACCCTTAAAAGAAACTGTCAGGCTCTTATTGAAGTTGCCAAAGTACTCCAGATCCCCATTGTTTTTACAACTCACAATGCAGAAAAGCTGGGAGGGTTTCATCCTGAACTAATTGAGATGGTTGAAAATCCATTGGTTCTGAATAAGGTTGAATTTAGTTGCTTCGAAAATGAAGGCATCAGAAAGGCCATTGAATCCTTGAACCGCAAAACTATCCTGCTTGCTGGTATTGAAAGCCATGTGTGCATATTCCACACAGGAGCTAATGCATTGCGGCTTGGCTATCGCGTTGATCTGGTTACCGATGCCGTTTCATCTCGAAGCGAAGATAATAGACTTGTTGGAATTAAACGACTCGAACAGGCAGGAGCCGTAATGAGTTCCACAGAAATGGTTATATTTGAGCTTCTAAATAGAGCCGGCACTGATGAATTTAGAAAGCTTCTTCCTTTGCTAAAGACTCTCTAAAAAGATTCGTCAAAGAGAATCGTCCCATCGTAGTCAAAAAGAATAAGCCGGCGAGCAGGTATTTGGGAAGCAAACCTAACAGAAGCGTAAAGAGCTTCCCTGGAGATGCTCTGGATAGCCTCAAAGCAGGCTCTTCCCTTGAGCATCTCCAAAACTTGCCTTGCTGTGTTAGCATTCGAAACAGCTTTTGCGATTTCTCCCCGAAGCCCGGCTTTTCTAGCAAGTTCGCTCATGTCTATAAGACCTTCTCGAGCGTGAGTGTATGAAAACCCCATCGCCATCTTAACCGCCTTGCCAAAAAAAACTGCATGGACAACTTCAATAAAACCGTATTCCTGAGCCTTTTTGACCGCAAAGCCAAAAAAATCGGCAATCTGAATAAAAGCCGCATCGGGAAGATCGGGAAGTAATCTCCTGGCGTATTGTTCGCTTTTCCCACCCGTAGTTAACACCACAGTGGAACAGCCGTTGGTTTTAGCAAAACGAAGGGCATAATCTATCGTTTCTTCATAAGCTTCGTGAGAAAAGGGTTTTACCAACCCACTGGTTCCAAGAATAGAAAGCCCATCTACTATTCCCAAGCGAGGATTTAGAGTTCTTTTCGCAAGGGCTTTGCCTTCCGGTATGGTTAGCACTACATGGAAATCAAAGCCTAAGCTTCCGGGTAGAGCTAACAAGATTCTTCTGTTTTTATCCCACGGTGGAAGATTTGATAGCGGTGGACAAAACGGAACCTTTTCTAAAAGTGTCCTTATAGAGCTGAAAACATTTTCTACTATCATTTGCCTTGGAACAGGGTTTATTGCAGGTTCGCCGGGTGGAACAGGAAGCCCGGGCTTGGTCACTACCCCTATACCTTCACCTGCATCAAGCCAAATCCTACTGGAATTTAGCTCTTTCCTTACTAAAGCTACAGATGCTCGAACTAGAGCTCCATGAGTAATATCCGGATCATCCCCTCCGTCCTTTATAACTTCCCCGCACCAGTAGTATTTGCTTTGGCGGTGTAAAGTAACTGGTATCGGAATGTAAACACCAATGGGCACCTTTATAGAAACACAGCTGTTGGGTGGATTACCAAGCAGAGCTCTAGTAGCAGCAACTATTGCTGCCGTGGCGGCGCTTCCAGTAGAAAAACCTTTGCGGAGACCTTTTTTAGGCATAATCAAAAAACTTCATAAAAAAGGCGCACACTTGTGCGCCTCCATAGGTATATTTTTCAACAACACGAAGATTAAGAAGAATTGCCGGACACCAA
Proteins encoded in this window:
- the acpP gene encoding acyl carrier protein, producing MDKAAIKEKVIDIIADKLGIEKETITPEAHVIDDLGADSLDVVELIMALEETFDIEIPDEDAEKIRTVQDIFDYIDRVVANAA
- a CDS encoding DUF6485 family protein translates to MECRKEENLKKCSCSYEPCNKKGICCECLSYHLKNRQLPGCCFPPEAERTYDRSFEHFARLVMERKI
- a CDS encoding isochorismatase family protein, whose product is MNKAVEFLKRDDCILLLVDVQKTLLDPCVRSETLKRNCQALIEVAKVLQIPIVFTTHNAEKLGGFHPELIEMVENPLVLNKVEFSCFENEGIRKAIESLNRKTILLAGIESHVCIFHTGANALRLGYRVDLVTDAVSSRSEDNRLVGIKRLEQAGAVMSSTEMVIFELLNRAGTDEFRKLLPLLKTL
- a CDS encoding TIGR00366 family protein translates to MLRRLAAFFTYIMKHYLPDAYLFSILLTFLSVILALVFTDANYIKVISEWGNGIYGIVAFAMQMILILITGHALALTPPIQAFLRWIASQATSPIKAGMIVSFVAAVCSWINWGFGLIVGGLLALQVAKNTKKVDYPYLIGAAYSGFVIWHQGLSGSVPLVIATAKHAQNFVEKITGSPVTISQSIFQPFNLIPVLLIIFTLPLLFAFIHPKEEETKTVSEEDIKDLLGEAPKVPRPENPTLAEKIDHSYTINMIFGAMGLSYLVWHFAKKGFDLNLNIVIFIFFITGVILHGKPINYIKAINIAIKGAGGIALQFPLYGGIQGIMTGTGLAKVIAGWFVAISNPKTFYLLQFISAGIINMFIPSGGGQWAAQGPITMEAAKMMGIDPIKSAMMVAWGDQWTNMIQPFWALPLLGLAKLSARDVMGYTTMTLLWSGLIFAVFALLVGFGVL
- a CDS encoding TetR/AcrR family transcriptional regulator, which encodes MQNTVKKAQIGYEILSGQKIFSQLSSVPEEDQPKVLLEILSSVADLLSNRESLETLLEEISGELKKPLCSLLETLLIESIKSYRSVSTQRQTEDSSTSHPTTKELILSAALEVFAARGYHNTTVDDIAKKAGIAKGSIYRYFQSKEALFNEVLESRIESLDNSIQRIIREEGDIIQIIGKCVEAYLAFFENNQGIYQLLFREKSSSERQQYLKRAFKRLLPIRKKIFEASRKGLFKPISFEFIFYGFMGFIHGIIQRWTDHGCSYSLAEEAPAILEVLFNGTVLNKNNLNFKEEKQNGQSSN
- the cbiD gene encoding cobalt-precorrin-5B (C(1))-methyltransferase CbiD; translated protein: MPKKGLRKGFSTGSAATAAIVAATRALLGNPPNSCVSIKVPIGVYIPIPVTLHRQSKYYWCGEVIKDGGDDPDITHGALVRASVALVRKELNSSRIWLDAGEGIGVVTKPGLPVPPGEPAINPVPRQMIVENVFSSIRTLLEKVPFCPPLSNLPPWDKNRRILLALPGSLGFDFHVVLTIPEGKALAKRTLNPRLGIVDGLSILGTSGLVKPFSHEAYEETIDYALRFAKTNGCSTVVLTTGGKSEQYARRLLPDLPDAAFIQIADFFGFAVKKAQEYGFIEVVHAVFFGKAVKMAMGFSYTHAREGLIDMSELARKAGLRGEIAKAVSNANTARQVLEMLKGRACFEAIQSISREALYASVRFASQIPARRLILFDYDGTILFDESF